One Megasphaera elsdenii DSM 20460 genomic window carries:
- a CDS encoding thiamine phosphate synthase, whose amino-acid sequence MLKVAAITNHELASTNYWDQLEQIAASDVDFIVLREKNLTEEEYTDYAKRALRLCSIHQKTCVLQHFGKAAIRLHIPRFQCSLPYLETHSSLLYYMTTLGVSVHTVEEAIKAEQLGATYLMASHVFPTACKPSDPPIGVDTVEAICKAVKIPVYALGGVTPKTISQLQDVPIKGVALMSGLMTCPDVPEYLKELRA is encoded by the coding sequence GTGTTAAAAGTAGCTGCAATTACAAATCACGAATTAGCCTCGACGAACTACTGGGATCAGCTCGAACAAATCGCCGCTTCCGACGTAGATTTCATCGTCCTTCGTGAAAAGAACCTTACCGAAGAAGAGTACACAGATTATGCCAAACGGGCGCTGCGCCTCTGCAGCATCCACCAGAAAACATGTGTCCTCCAACATTTCGGCAAGGCTGCCATCCGTCTCCACATTCCCCGTTTCCAGTGCTCTCTGCCTTATCTGGAAACCCATTCGTCCCTGCTCTACTACATGACGACCCTGGGCGTATCCGTCCACACCGTTGAAGAAGCCATCAAGGCCGAACAGCTCGGTGCTACATACCTCATGGCCAGCCATGTCTTCCCGACAGCCTGCAAGCCGTCGGACCCGCCCATCGGCGTCGATACGGTCGAAGCCATCTGCAAGGCCGTCAAGATTCCCGTCTACGCCTTAGGCGGCGTCACGCCTAAGACCATCTCCCAGCTCCAGGACGTCCCCATCAAGGGCGTAGCCCTCATGTCAGGACTCATGACCTGCCCGGACGTACCGGAATACCTGAAGGAATTACGTGCCTAA
- a CDS encoding cysteine hydrolase family protein gives MTQAYIIIDMQNDFIDGALGNAQAQAIVPKVEAKIVASKKDEDQETDLIFTQDTHGEDYSETQEGRKLPIPHCIKDTRGWRICKQLLPYTMWATILEKPSFGCPTLVDEVRDYDRLVLMGLCTDICVIANAMMLKSFYPEKEIIVDSTCCAGSTPENHEKALQAMKACQIDIL, from the coding sequence ATGACCCAGGCTTATATCATCATCGATATGCAGAATGATTTCATCGATGGCGCCCTCGGCAACGCCCAGGCACAGGCCATCGTCCCGAAGGTAGAAGCGAAGATCGTCGCCAGCAAGAAAGATGAAGACCAGGAAACGGACCTCATCTTCACGCAAGATACACACGGCGAAGATTACAGCGAAACCCAGGAAGGCCGAAAACTCCCGATTCCGCACTGTATCAAAGACACGCGGGGCTGGCGCATCTGCAAACAGCTCCTGCCCTACACCATGTGGGCAACGATACTGGAAAAGCCATCCTTCGGCTGCCCGACCCTGGTCGACGAAGTCCGTGACTACGACCGGCTGGTCCTCATGGGCTTGTGCACCGACATTTGCGTCATCGCCAATGCCATGATGCTAAAATCCTTTTATCCGGAAAAAGAAATCATCGTCGACAGCACCTGTTGTGCCGGCTCGACACCAGAAAACCACGAAAAAGCATTACAGGCCATGAAAGCCTGCCAAATCGATATCCTATGA
- a CDS encoding SoxR reducing system RseC family protein — protein MRTGTGVVEEVCPNGLVKIQTNRNNLYSPCSDSMCADNVVIDAVNPIGAQKGQYVQFNIPDAGMGVKGIICFGVPLLLVIVCGILGYLLGGSWQVAPEMTAFAGMIVGGILGCLILKGYEKKINNNQTKAEITGIISG, from the coding sequence ATGAGAACAGGAACGGGCGTCGTCGAAGAAGTATGCCCGAACGGGCTGGTCAAGATACAGACCAACCGCAATAATCTATATTCGCCCTGCAGCGACAGCATGTGTGCCGACAATGTCGTCATCGACGCTGTGAACCCCATCGGGGCCCAAAAAGGGCAATACGTACAGTTCAACATCCCCGATGCCGGCATGGGCGTCAAAGGTATCATCTGCTTCGGCGTGCCGCTGCTGCTGGTCATCGTCTGCGGCATCCTCGGCTACCTGCTGGGTGGTTCGTGGCAGGTAGCACCGGAAATGACGGCCTTCGCCGGCATGATCGTCGGCGGCATCCTGGGATGCCTGATTTTGAAAGGCTACGAAAAGAAAATCAACAATAACCAGACCAAAGCCGAAATCACAGGGATTATCAGTGGGTAG
- a CDS encoding lactate utilization protein, with translation MDRTDMMHRMYDIKGPLVAKKFAARGFEAVYCPTKEEALKQAISYIPETDVVSWGGSVSINEIGLRPYVLEHNPVIDRDSAKTPEERVELMRKALLCDTFLMGTNAAVQDGQLINIDGNGNRVAALCYGPKQVIAIVGMNKVVPTVEAGIERAHTVASPQNIGRFPGVGTPCAKTGMCGHCIRPDSVCAQVVRTRICKPQGRIKVILVGENLGF, from the coding sequence ATGGATAGAACAGATATGATGCACCGCATGTATGACATCAAGGGGCCCTTAGTGGCCAAGAAATTCGCAGCCCGCGGCTTTGAAGCCGTGTACTGTCCGACCAAGGAAGAAGCCTTGAAACAGGCCATTTCGTATATTCCCGAAACGGATGTCGTGTCCTGGGGCGGTTCCGTATCCATCAATGAAATCGGCTTGCGGCCCTACGTATTGGAACACAATCCGGTCATCGACCGCGATTCGGCCAAGACGCCGGAAGAACGGGTCGAACTGATGCGCAAGGCCCTGCTCTGCGATACGTTCCTCATGGGGACCAACGCCGCTGTCCAGGACGGGCAGCTCATCAATATCGATGGCAACGGCAACCGCGTCGCCGCCCTTTGCTATGGGCCGAAACAGGTCATCGCCATCGTCGGTATGAATAAAGTCGTCCCGACCGTCGAAGCGGGCATCGAACGGGCGCATACCGTCGCTTCGCCGCAGAATATCGGACGCTTCCCCGGCGTCGGCACGCCTTGTGCCAAAACCGGCATGTGTGGCCACTGCATCCGACCGGACAGCGTCTGTGCCCAAGTCGTCCGGACGCGGATCTGTAAGCCCCAGGGCCGTATCAAGGTCATCTTGGTTGGGGAAAATCTGGGCTTTTAG
- a CDS encoding PaaI family thioesterase, protein METAYETNHCFGCGRDNPIGLKLDMKLDGNRCVAYFTPKVEHESYGDRMHGGLTSTLLDEVMGDYVFRKAGKPAYTARLEIRFRSAIRIGETVKVEGWPEVHRGRLFIMKGKITHADGTPAAEAKAEMMLAK, encoded by the coding sequence ATGGAAACTGCGTATGAAACCAATCATTGTTTTGGCTGCGGCCGCGATAACCCGATTGGCCTGAAGCTGGACATGAAGCTGGACGGCAATCGCTGCGTCGCTTATTTTACGCCGAAAGTCGAACATGAAAGTTACGGAGACCGCATGCATGGCGGCCTGACGAGTACCCTGTTAGATGAAGTCATGGGGGACTACGTGTTCCGCAAGGCTGGGAAACCGGCATATACGGCGCGGCTGGAAATCCGTTTCCGCAGTGCTATCCGCATCGGGGAAACGGTCAAAGTCGAAGGCTGGCCGGAAGTCCATCGCGGCCGCCTGTTCATCATGAAAGGGAAAATCACCCATGCCGATGGTACGCCGGCTGCCGAAGCGAAGGCAGAAATGATGCTGGCAAAGTAA
- a CDS encoding DUF3793 family protein translates to MNLDYVLITHCSPTLAGLKQASLLCLPRLGNGCTYDKIIEKYNHKYNPKGLYFRILYACPQRTLLYVYRPARVRTYVQQRDISSFLQQFGYQDCQDISALLDRLAARFAEGGCFPHESGIFLGYPLEDVCGFIANKGNHAKLCGEWKVYGDAHAAARTFHRYTCCRQDYLDRFAVGTTLDSLIVA, encoded by the coding sequence ATGAACCTGGATTACGTCTTAATAACCCATTGTTCGCCTACTCTTGCAGGGCTTAAACAGGCATCCCTTCTCTGTCTGCCCCGCTTAGGCAACGGCTGCACTTATGATAAAATAATTGAAAAATATAATCATAAATACAACCCTAAAGGCTTGTATTTCCGCATCTTATATGCCTGTCCCCAACGCACCCTGCTGTATGTATACCGGCCGGCCAGGGTTCGGACTTATGTACAGCAACGGGACATTTCTTCATTTTTGCAGCAATTCGGTTATCAAGACTGCCAGGACATATCGGCCCTGCTGGACCGTCTTGCCGCACGCTTTGCAGAAGGCGGCTGTTTCCCTCATGAATCGGGCATTTTCCTCGGCTATCCCCTGGAGGACGTGTGCGGGTTCATCGCCAACAAGGGAAACCACGCCAAGCTCTGTGGCGAATGGAAAGTATACGGCGACGCTCATGCTGCCGCCCGCACTTTCCATCGCTATACGTGCTGCCGGCAAGACTATTTGGACCGCTTTGCCGTTGGGACAACATTAGACTCGCTCATCGTAGCATAA
- a CDS encoding flavodoxin, whose amino-acid sequence MVEIVYWSGTGNTEAMANEIEAAVKAAGADVESVRFEDTNVDDVASKDVILLGCPAMGSEELEDSVVEPFFTDLAPKLKGKKVGLFGSYGWGSGEWMDAWKQRTEDTGATVIGTAIVNEMPDNAPECKELGEAAAKA is encoded by the coding sequence ATGGTAGAAATCGTTTATTGGAGTGGTACAGGTAATACAGAAGCAATGGCTAATGAAATCGAAGCCGCCGTCAAAGCGGCCGGTGCTGATGTAGAATCAGTCCGCTTTGAAGATACTAACGTCGATGACGTAGCCAGCAAAGACGTCATCTTGCTCGGCTGCCCGGCTATGGGTTCGGAAGAATTGGAAGACTCCGTCGTCGAACCGTTCTTTACCGACCTGGCTCCGAAATTAAAGGGCAAAAAAGTCGGCCTCTTCGGCTCATACGGCTGGGGCTCCGGCGAATGGATGGATGCCTGGAAGCAGCGCACGGAAGATACCGGCGCCACGGTCATCGGTACGGCTATCGTCAACGAAATGCCGGATAACGCCCCGGAATGCAAAGAATTGGGCGAAGCCGCTGCGAAAGCATAA